From Scleropages formosus chromosome 9, fSclFor1.1, whole genome shotgun sequence, one genomic window encodes:
- the paics gene encoding bifunctional phosphoribosylaminoimidazole carboxylase/phosphoribosylaminoimidazole succinocarboxamide synthetase isoform X3 produces MASGAELKLGQKLAEGKTKEIYELADQPGHVLVQSKDQITAGNAARKDQMEGKAAISNRTTSCVFRLLQEAGIKTAFVRQQSDTAFVAARCEMIPIEWVCRRVATGSFLKRNPGVKEGYRFSPVKLEMFFKDDASNDPQWSEEQLIEAKFCFAGLAIGRCEVDIMNRSTVAVFEILEKAWATQNCTLVDMKVEFGVNVMTKELILADVIDNDSWRLWPAGDRSQQKDKQVYRDLKEVTPEAMQMVKRNFEWVSERVQLLLEPQSQGRVVVLMGSASDLAHSERIRSACSSYGIPCDIRVTSAHKGPDETLRIKAQYEGDGVATVFVAVAGRSNGLGPVMSGNTVYPVINCPPLTPDWGAQDIWSSLRMPSGLGCTTVLSPDAAAQSAAQILGLSDHLVWAKLRAAMLNTWISLKQTDRKLQACNL; encoded by the exons ATGGCGTCCGGAGCAG AGCTTAAACTGGGACAGAAACTGGCCGAAGGGAAAACGAAGGAGATCTATGAGCTCGCTGATCAGCCAGGTCATGTTCTGGTCCAGTCCAAAGACCAGATCACAGCTGGGAATGCGGCCAGGAAGGATCAGATGGAGGGAAAGGCCGCAATTTCCAACAGAACTACAAGCTGTGTGTTTAGGCTGCTACAAGAAGCTG GAATAAAGACGGCCTTTGTTAGGCAGCAGTCTGACACTGCGTTTGTGGCTGCACGCTGTGAGATGATCCCCATCGAGTGGGTGTGCAGACGGGTGGCCACTGGATCCTTTCTCAAGAGGAATCCAGGAGTTAAGGAAGGCTATAGGTTCTCTCCAGTCAAGTTGGAAATGTTCTTTAAG GACGATGCCAGCAATGACCCTCAGTGGTCAGAGGAGCAGCTGATTGAGGCCAAGTTCTGTTTTGCGGGCCTGGCCATCGGGCGCTGTGAGGTGGACATCATGAACCGCAGCACTGTTGCTGTCTTTGAGATCTTGGAGAAAGCGTGGGCTACTCAGAACTGCACTCTGGTGGATATGAAG GTTGAGTTCGGAGTGAATGTAATGACAAAGGAGCTCATTCTTGCGGATGTAATTGACAACGACTCATGGAGACTGTGGCCCGCAGGTGACCGAAGCCAACAGAAAGACAAGCAG GTCTACAGGGACCTAAAGGAGGTTACACCAGAGGCCATGCAGATGGTGAAGAGGAACTTTGAGTGGGTCTCCGAAAGAGTCCAG CTTCTTCTGGAGCCACAGAGCCAAGGAAGGGTGGTGGTGCTCATGGGCTCTGCATCTGACTTGGCCCACAGCGAGAGGATCCGTTCTGCCTGCAGCAGTTATGGTATCCCATGTGACATCAGGGTCACATCTGCCCACAAAGGACCTGATGAGACATTGCGTATCAAGGCGCAGTATGAAG GCGACGGTGTGGCTACGGTGTTTGTGGCGGTGGCAGGCAGAAGTAATGGACTTGGCCCCGTGATGTCGGGAAATACAGTGTACCCTGTCATCAACTGCCCCCCTCTGACGCCTGACTGGGGGGCTCAAGACATCTGGTCATCCCTGCGCATGCCAAGTG GTCTGGGTTGCACCACAGTCCTCTCCCCAGATGCTGCAGCCCAGTCTGCTGCCCAGATCCTGGGCCTCAGCGACCACTTGGTCTGGGCGAAGCTGCGCGCAGCCATGCTGAACACCTGGATCTCTCTGAAGCAGACTGACCGCAAGCTGCAAGCGTGTAATCTGTGA